The genomic region aacaaaaacataaccaAAGCCACAAAAGCGGTAACTTGATAGCGCCTACAAGTGAGCTGaaacaatcacacacacacagacacgtatgtatgcatgtgtgtaagCACAGTTGCGCTTGCCTAACGGCGCTGTTAAACGCCAAGCGCTAATTACCAAAGCTAAGActaatttatgaatttaataatttaaaatatattaaatttctcATGGTTTCGAATTTCGAACGGGAACGCGGCATAAGTCCCCAAAGGCTTGTTGTTGTACTGCcaaatttctgtttttatttcgcattttctATTCTTCGCTTTACCGTTGCGAATACAAGCCGCCTGCTGCTTGTTAGCCCACTCGCTAGCTCTGCTAGTTACtactggtgttgttgttgtaattgttgcgCCTGGTATTTGCGATAATTTTTGCAGAACATAAGCGATTTGTTTGTTCTTTTGCGACACGGGAAACGAGTTCTTACTTTTCGTAcatttttcgacattttttttttattattttttttgttgtggtgCGCGTCAAAGCGAGCTTTTAGAATTTcggtattttgaaatatttgcttgcGCTTGAGCCGGCGTCCCGTTGgtttaagcaaaaaacaacacGAACGCCAGTCTCTCTGGATCTTAGCAGCATCAATGCCGCAGGCAACAACAACGCTCTGCCGTCCTGCAATCGCAGCCAGCGTTCTTGCGCGTTCTCCTCGTATAAATAAGCCACAGCGCCCTGTATTTGATAACATTCGCAATCGTACTTTGCAAGCTCGAGGTTCTAAGAACATTCCATTTCAATCaatctaaatttttataatcaaaatgAACAAATACTTGGTGTGCTTTGCTCTCTTTTTGGCCGTCATCTGCTGCCTGTCCTTGACAGAGGCCGCTCCAGCTCATGAAGAGCTGCTCGATTGGCATACCGCTATTGAAAAGATAATTGGTAAGTCGAAAATTGTCGACCGCAGCAAATAGTTCACTTGTAAAATTccttttgtaaactttttgcaGCGGCTTATGAAAGAAAGTATCCCGGACCATCGAAAATCTACCCACCAGAGGTCGCTCACGTGGTCGATCCCAAGAACCTGTACCTCGCTTAGTTAGTGCCGTGTGTTTATTGGATTGCCATTAGGTTGTCTCTAGTTGTTGTGTGTTCGAACTTTAAGGCTTACTGTACCTAAATAATGTTAAaacaaaagatattaaaattaataaaaaaatgagattaaaaattaaaaacttctgctgtgtatttataaaataactgGGTTTTAAAAACAGTAATcagaataaaataagaaatatacgaATTCGTAGTATGACTAAGTTCGGCAAGACAgcaaagcataaaaaattagGGATCTACAAAGTGCGGTGCTCATTCCGAACTTCTAAAATAGGTCCTAGAGTTTGTCTATACCGACTAAAGTAGACTATGTTGTGGTGGCAGGAAACTCCTTTCAAATAATTCTGCCTCAGGCCGAcacatttgttaagtcgatagCATTCAAAGCCAGCGAATTGGTGGTAAGGCTGAGCTCCGGTTTTAACGTTCTTTGGTAGAGttctaaagggtgatccatttcgatattcgaagcgggattgcttgcatagactttagattttacatatccctacaggaaaaagtccaacggtgtgatatcacacgatcttggtggccaacaaccggcccaaaatgtgaaattatctgttcacagaagtgttctctcaataattcTACTGATTGATGCAATGTTTGGGAAGTGGCGCCGCGGCCGCGTCTTGTTGAAAGAC from Bactrocera tryoni isolate S06 chromosome 3, CSIRO_BtryS06_freeze2, whole genome shotgun sequence harbors:
- the LOC120771604 gene encoding uncharacterized protein LOC120771604, with amino-acid sequence MNKYLVCFALFLAVICCLSLTEAAPAHEELLDWHTAIEKIIAAYERKYPGPSKIYPPEVAHVVDPKNLYLA